Proteins encoded within one genomic window of Mycolicibacterium aubagnense:
- a CDS encoding acyl-CoA synthetase has product MALNIADLAEHAIDAVPDRVALICGDEKLTYAELEEKANRLAHYLQSQGVKKDDKVGLYCRNRIEIVIGMLGIIKAGAILVNVNFRYVEGELKYLFDNSDMVALIHERQYSDRVANVLPELPLLKTILVVEDGSDGDFQRYGGVEFYSAIADCSPERDFGPRSEDDIYLLYTGGTTGFPKGVMWRHEDIYRVLFGGTDFATGEPIADEYDLSKQAAANPPMIRLPIPPMIHGATQSATWMALFTGHTVVLMPEFDADAAWRMIHEHKVNLLFFTGDAMARPLLDALLAHQDAGNEYDLSSLFLLASTAALFSTSLKEKFLELLPNRIITDSIGSSETGFGGTSIVAKGQSHTGGPRVTIDKNTKVLDEDGNEVVPGSGVRGIIAKCGHIPVGYFKDEKKTAETFRIYNGVRYAIPGDYAEVEADGSVTMLGRGSVSINSGGEKIYPEEVEAALKGHPDVFDALVVGVPDPRFGQHVAAVVHPREGTKPSLADLDAFVRSEIAGYKVPRSLWLVDEVKRSPAGKPDYRWAKDQTEARPADEVHAKHAGAQA; this is encoded by the coding sequence GTGGCTCTGAATATTGCAGATCTTGCCGAGCACGCCATTGATGCTGTGCCGGACCGCGTCGCACTGATTTGTGGCGACGAAAAGCTGACCTACGCCGAGTTGGAGGAGAAGGCCAACCGCCTGGCTCATTACCTCCAGTCGCAGGGCGTCAAAAAGGACGACAAGGTTGGGCTGTACTGCCGCAACCGCATCGAGATCGTGATCGGCATGCTCGGCATCATCAAAGCCGGCGCCATCCTGGTCAACGTCAACTTCCGGTACGTCGAGGGTGAGCTGAAGTACCTGTTCGACAACTCGGACATGGTCGCGCTGATCCACGAGCGCCAGTACTCGGACCGCGTCGCCAACGTGCTGCCGGAGCTGCCGCTGCTGAAGACCATCCTGGTCGTGGAGGACGGGTCGGACGGTGACTTCCAGCGGTACGGCGGCGTCGAGTTCTACTCCGCCATCGCCGACTGCTCGCCCGAGCGCGACTTCGGTCCGCGTAGCGAAGACGACATCTACTTGCTGTACACCGGCGGTACCACCGGATTCCCCAAGGGCGTCATGTGGCGGCACGAGGACATCTACCGAGTCCTGTTCGGCGGCACCGACTTCGCCACCGGCGAGCCGATCGCCGACGAGTACGACTTGTCCAAGCAAGCCGCCGCCAACCCGCCGATGATCCGGCTCCCCATCCCGCCGATGATCCACGGCGCGACGCAGTCGGCCACCTGGATGGCCCTGTTCACCGGCCACACCGTGGTGCTGATGCCGGAGTTCGACGCTGACGCCGCGTGGCGGATGATCCACGAGCACAAGGTGAATCTGCTGTTCTTCACCGGTGATGCGATGGCCCGGCCGCTGCTGGACGCGTTGCTCGCGCATCAGGACGCCGGCAATGAATATGACCTGTCGTCGCTTTTCCTGCTCGCGAGTACCGCGGCGCTGTTCTCCACCAGCCTCAAGGAGAAATTCCTCGAGCTGCTGCCGAACCGGATCATCACCGACTCGATCGGCTCGTCTGAAACCGGCTTCGGTGGCACCAGCATCGTGGCGAAGGGACAGTCGCACACCGGTGGCCCGCGTGTGACCATCGACAAGAACACCAAGGTCCTCGACGAGGACGGCAACGAGGTGGTTCCGGGTTCGGGCGTGCGTGGCATCATCGCCAAGTGCGGGCACATCCCGGTCGGCTACTTCAAGGACGAGAAGAAAACCGCCGAGACCTTCCGCATCTACAACGGAGTCCGGTACGCGATCCCGGGCGACTACGCCGAGGTCGAGGCCGACGGCAGCGTGACCATGCTGGGCCGCGGCTCGGTGTCGATCAACTCCGGTGGCGAGAAGATCTACCCCGAAGAGGTCGAGGCCGCGCTCAAGGGACATCCGGACGTGTTCGACGCGTTGGTCGTCGGCGTCCCGGACCCGCGGTTCGGTCAGCACGTCGCCGCCGTCGTGCACCCGCGTGAGGGCACCAAGCCGTCGCTGGCCGACCTGGATGCGTTCGTGCGCAGCGAGATCGCCGGCTACAAGGTCCCGCGCAGCCTCTGGCTGGTGGACGAAGTCAAGCGGTCCCCGGCCGGCAAGCCCGACTACCGGTGGGCCAAAGACCAGACCGAGGCGCGTCCGGCGGACGAGGTACACGCGAAACATGCTGGCGCACAAGCCTAG
- a CDS encoding crotonase/enoyl-CoA hydratase family protein gives MSESEKSPDALIEQRGHTLIVTLNRPEARNALSGEMLSIMVEAWDRVDSDPEIRTCILTGAGGYFCAGMDLKGATKKPPGDSFKDGSYDPSRIDGLLKGRRLTKPLIAAVEGPAIAGGTEILQGTDIRIAGESAKFGISEAKWSLYPMGGSAVRLVRQIPYTIACDMLLTGRHITAAEALSYGLIGYVVPDGTALDKALEIAEVINNNGPLAVQAILKTIRETEGMHELDAFKPDTANGIPVFLSEDAKEGPLAFKEKRAPQFKMR, from the coding sequence GTGAGCGAATCCGAAAAGAGCCCCGACGCCCTCATTGAGCAGCGCGGACACACGCTGATCGTCACATTGAACCGGCCCGAGGCCCGCAACGCCCTCTCAGGCGAGATGCTCTCGATAATGGTCGAAGCGTGGGACCGTGTCGACAGCGATCCGGAGATCCGCACCTGCATCCTGACCGGCGCGGGTGGCTACTTCTGCGCTGGCATGGACCTCAAGGGCGCCACCAAGAAGCCGCCGGGCGACTCGTTCAAGGACGGCAGCTACGACCCGTCGCGCATCGACGGTCTGCTCAAGGGCCGCCGCCTGACCAAGCCGCTGATCGCGGCGGTCGAGGGCCCGGCCATCGCCGGTGGCACCGAAATCCTGCAGGGGACCGACATTCGCATCGCCGGGGAAAGCGCCAAGTTCGGCATCTCCGAAGCGAAGTGGAGCCTGTACCCGATGGGTGGCTCGGCGGTACGCCTGGTGCGCCAGATTCCGTACACCATCGCGTGCGACATGCTGCTGACCGGCCGGCACATCACCGCGGCCGAGGCGCTGTCCTACGGCTTGATCGGCTACGTGGTCCCGGACGGCACAGCGCTGGACAAGGCCCTGGAGATCGCCGAGGTGATCAACAACAACGGCCCGCTGGCAGTGCAGGCCATCCTGAAGACCATCCGCGAGACCGAGGGCATGCACGAGCTCGACGCCTTCAAGCCCGACACCGCCAACGGCATCCCGGTGTTCCTCTCCGAGGACGCCAAGGAAGGCCCGCTCGCGTTCAAGGAGAAGCGCGCACCGCAGTTCAAGATGCGCTGA
- a CDS encoding NAD-dependent epimerase/dehydratase family protein: MHIAVTGGTGYVGAHTVRALLAAGHTVRLLVIPGGGDGAALEALGRLGPLEVLTGDIRDPATVSELLTGCDAALHAAGVVGTDSRRTQLMWDINAYATEALLTQACELGLDPVVSVSSYSSLFPPTDGVIGPDTPPAPGRSDYARTKAYADNAARRLQSEGAPVVVTYPSSVVGPAFHTAVGVTQRGWDPIVRYRVAPRLRGGMQMVDVGDVARVHAALMQPGRGPKRYVCGGVMLTFDQMVDALQSALGRPIRRIPLSPGLFRGVGRISDFAGRWLPLAEGLSYEAALLLTAAVPTDDSTTLSDLSLTWRDPRESIVESFA; encoded by the coding sequence ATGCACATCGCGGTGACGGGTGGCACCGGCTACGTCGGTGCCCACACCGTCCGCGCGCTGCTGGCAGCCGGGCACACGGTCCGGCTGCTGGTAATTCCAGGTGGCGGTGACGGCGCCGCGCTCGAGGCGCTGGGCCGGCTGGGGCCGCTCGAGGTGCTGACCGGCGACATCCGTGATCCCGCAACGGTTTCCGAACTGCTGACCGGCTGCGACGCCGCGCTACATGCGGCCGGTGTCGTCGGCACCGACAGCCGCCGGACCCAGCTGATGTGGGACATCAACGCCTACGCCACCGAGGCCCTGCTGACCCAGGCTTGTGAGCTCGGGTTGGATCCCGTGGTCTCGGTGTCGTCCTACAGTTCGCTGTTCCCGCCGACCGACGGTGTCATCGGCCCCGATACTCCCCCGGCGCCCGGCCGCAGCGACTACGCCCGCACCAAGGCCTACGCCGACAACGCGGCGCGGCGGCTGCAGTCCGAGGGCGCACCCGTCGTCGTCACCTATCCGTCGTCAGTGGTCGGGCCGGCCTTCCACACGGCAGTCGGTGTGACGCAACGGGGTTGGGACCCGATCGTGCGGTACCGCGTCGCCCCGCGCCTGCGCGGCGGCATGCAGATGGTCGATGTCGGCGACGTGGCCCGGGTGCACGCGGCGCTCATGCAGCCCGGTCGCGGACCGAAGCGCTACGTCTGCGGCGGCGTGATGCTGACGTTCGACCAGATGGTCGACGCACTGCAGTCGGCGCTGGGACGGCCGATTCGGCGGATTCCACTGTCGCCCGGCCTGTTTCGCGGTGTCGGCCGCATTTCGGATTTCGCCGGACGCTGGCTGCCGCTGGCCGAGGGCCTGAGCTACGAAGCGGCCCTGCTCCTGACGGCCGCGGTGCCCACCGATGACAGCACGACCTTGTCCGACCTGAGCCTGACCTGGCGCGACCCCCGGGAATCGATCGTCGAATCTTTTGCGTAA
- a CDS encoding sensor histidine kinase: MPERSGSPGSAPVADVSLLRGLLLQFALRALLAVFIGSGLLLQPPNANRWLHWGILAGYGASVTVWGLWAQRSADRSDQRTQRAVSLLMLCADLTVVAIISADTGLSSPETWTSDVLQHGLFLIPLIAAAQLDPVVSAMIAIPTVGTFFVVNWIDREANGHEPWGSILLRTAIVFGLAAGSVALSWIQQSKTRTITDLALERTRLLEEVISLEKRERQSLSERLHDGALQYVLVARHDMEDVRDGSVEGMDRVDFALAESSRLLRDVVRELHPEVLARAGLKAAITALADSIAARTSIAVQLDADGWPDNLRTDADYLLYSAAREFSTNAIKHAHADNLRFTLAHNGNRAELRITDDGVGIPPNRLAQSIENGHIGFASICTKVLATGGEFAVTGSPGTVISIAVPTSRA, encoded by the coding sequence ATGCCTGAACGCAGCGGGTCGCCGGGATCCGCACCGGTTGCCGACGTGTCTCTGTTGCGGGGCCTGCTGCTGCAGTTCGCACTCCGCGCGCTCCTGGCGGTCTTCATCGGGTCCGGCCTGCTGCTGCAACCGCCGAACGCCAACCGCTGGCTGCACTGGGGCATCTTGGCGGGCTACGGCGCGTCGGTCACGGTGTGGGGGTTGTGGGCGCAGCGCTCCGCCGATCGCTCGGACCAGCGCACCCAGCGCGCGGTTTCGCTGCTCATGCTGTGCGCGGATCTGACGGTGGTGGCCATCATCTCGGCGGATACCGGGCTCAGCTCGCCGGAGACCTGGACATCCGATGTGTTGCAGCACGGCCTGTTCCTGATCCCGTTGATCGCGGCAGCCCAGCTCGATCCTGTTGTCAGCGCCATGATCGCGATCCCGACCGTAGGCACGTTCTTCGTCGTCAACTGGATCGACCGCGAAGCCAACGGCCACGAGCCCTGGGGCTCGATCCTGTTGCGGACCGCGATCGTATTCGGGCTGGCCGCCGGGTCGGTCGCGCTGTCGTGGATCCAGCAGTCGAAGACCAGGACCATCACGGATCTGGCCCTGGAGCGGACCCGCCTGCTCGAAGAAGTCATCAGCCTCGAGAAGCGGGAGCGCCAGTCGCTCTCCGAACGCCTGCACGACGGCGCGCTGCAATACGTCCTGGTGGCCCGCCACGACATGGAGGACGTCCGCGACGGGTCGGTCGAGGGCATGGACCGCGTCGACTTCGCCCTGGCCGAGTCCTCCCGGCTGCTGCGCGACGTGGTGCGTGAACTGCACCCCGAGGTGCTGGCCCGCGCCGGGCTCAAGGCCGCGATCACCGCACTGGCCGACAGCATCGCCGCCCGGACCAGCATCGCGGTCCAGCTGGATGCCGACGGCTGGCCCGACAACCTGCGTACCGACGCCGATTATCTGCTCTACAGCGCGGCCCGGGAGTTCTCGACGAACGCGATCAAACACGCGCACGCCGACAATCTGCGATTCACGCTGGCGCACAACGGCAATCGCGCCGAATTGCGTATCACCGACGACGGCGTCGGCATCCCGCCGAACCGCCTCGCGCAGAGCATCGAGAACGGTCACATCGGGTTCGCGTCGATATGCACCAAGGTGCTCGCCACCGGTGGCGAATTCGCGGTCACGGGGTCACCCGGGACCGTCATCTCGATCGCGGTGCCGACCTCGCGAGCGTGA
- a CDS encoding cytochrome P450, with translation MTSVITRPDVDLADGRFYADREAAHEAYRWMRANEPVFRDRTGQAAVTTYQSLLDAERNAELFSNAGGIRPDQPGMPYMIDMDDPAHLVRRKLVNAGFTRKRVMDKVPSIGRLCDALIDNVCEKGSADFVRDIAAPLPMAVIGDMLGVLPTEREMLLKWSDDLVCGLSSHLDESSIQMLMETFAAYTAFTMDVIAKRRAEPTDDLFSVLVNSEVHGQRMDDNEIVMETLLILIGGDETTRHTLSGGVEQLLRHRDQWDALVADPELLPGAIEEMLRWTSPVKNMCRTLTADTVFYGTELKKDEKVMLMFESANFDGDQFENPNEFHIDRTPNSHLAFGFGTHFCMGNQLARLELRLMTERLLQRLPDLRLAEGADVPLRAANFVSGPEAMPVVFTPTARVL, from the coding sequence GTGACAAGTGTTATCACCCGGCCCGACGTTGACCTGGCCGACGGCCGGTTCTACGCCGATCGCGAGGCCGCGCATGAGGCCTATCGCTGGATGCGGGCCAACGAGCCGGTGTTCCGCGACCGCACCGGGCAGGCCGCGGTGACGACCTACCAGTCCCTGCTCGACGCCGAACGTAACGCCGAGCTGTTCTCCAACGCCGGCGGCATCCGTCCCGACCAGCCGGGGATGCCGTACATGATCGACATGGATGATCCGGCGCACCTGGTGCGGCGCAAGCTGGTCAACGCCGGTTTCACCCGCAAGCGCGTCATGGACAAGGTGCCCTCCATCGGGCGGCTGTGCGACGCGCTGATCGACAACGTCTGTGAGAAGGGGTCGGCGGACTTCGTCCGGGATATCGCCGCTCCGCTGCCAATGGCGGTCATCGGAGACATGCTCGGGGTGCTGCCGACCGAGCGCGAGATGCTGCTCAAGTGGTCCGACGATCTGGTGTGCGGCCTGTCGTCGCATCTCGACGAGTCGTCGATTCAGATGCTGATGGAAACCTTTGCGGCATATACCGCTTTCACCATGGACGTGATCGCCAAGCGGCGCGCCGAGCCCACCGACGACCTGTTCTCCGTCCTGGTCAACTCCGAGGTCCACGGGCAGCGGATGGATGACAACGAGATCGTGATGGAGACACTGCTGATCCTGATCGGCGGCGACGAGACCACCCGGCACACCCTGTCGGGCGGCGTCGAACAGCTGTTGCGGCACCGCGATCAATGGGATGCGCTGGTCGCCGATCCCGAGCTGTTGCCCGGTGCCATCGAGGAGATGCTGCGTTGGACCTCGCCGGTCAAGAACATGTGTCGCACCCTGACCGCGGACACCGTCTTCTACGGCACCGAGCTGAAGAAGGACGAGAAGGTCATGCTGATGTTCGAGTCGGCGAACTTCGACGGCGACCAGTTCGAGAACCCGAACGAGTTCCACATCGACCGAACTCCCAACAGCCACTTGGCTTTCGGCTTCGGAACCCACTTCTGCATGGGGAACCAGCTGGCCCGGCTGGAGCTGCGCCTGATGACAGAGCGGCTGTTGCAGCGCCTACCCGACCTGCGCTTGGCCGAGGGGGCGGACGTGCCACTGCGTGCCGCCAACTTCGTCAGCGGCCCCGAAGCCATGCCGGTGGTGTTCACCCCGACCGCCCGCGTGCTCTGA
- a CDS encoding acetoacetate decarboxylase family protein, translating into MPVRVRKAAQRMAMFSVDADAAQRMIDYSGLRVCRYRPRRAVAVLMLMHYVDSDLGEYYEYGTNIMVNPPGSNASGLRALQSAGAFIHHLPVDQAFTLEAGRTIWGYPKVMADFTLREGRNFGFDVTIDGQFAVGMDFRPGLPVPAPTKPQAHPTYSHLDGITRETVGVMKPSGVRYRPGGVTVRLGDHPYARELAALGLPKRAMLSGSADNVDMTFADAQEIK; encoded by the coding sequence ATGCCGGTGCGCGTCCGCAAGGCGGCGCAGCGCATGGCCATGTTCTCGGTCGATGCCGACGCCGCCCAACGCATGATCGACTACAGCGGCCTGCGGGTCTGCCGGTACCGCCCGCGCCGCGCGGTGGCCGTCCTGATGCTCATGCACTACGTCGACAGTGACCTGGGCGAGTACTACGAGTACGGCACCAACATCATGGTGAACCCGCCGGGCTCGAATGCGTCGGGTTTGCGTGCGCTGCAGTCGGCCGGTGCGTTCATTCACCACCTGCCCGTCGATCAGGCCTTCACGCTGGAGGCCGGCCGGACCATCTGGGGCTACCCGAAGGTGATGGCGGACTTCACTCTTCGTGAGGGTAGGAACTTCGGCTTCGACGTCACGATCGACGGCCAGTTCGCCGTCGGGATGGACTTCCGGCCCGGCTTGCCGGTGCCCGCGCCGACCAAACCCCAAGCGCACCCGACCTATTCGCATCTCGATGGCATCACCCGGGAGACCGTCGGCGTCATGAAGCCGAGCGGGGTGCGATACCGGCCCGGGGGAGTGACGGTGCGACTGGGCGACCATCCGTACGCCCGGGAACTGGCTGCCCTCGGACTGCCGAAGCGCGCGATGCTCTCGGGCTCCGCCGACAACGTAGACATGACCTTCGCCGACGCTCAGGAGATCAAGTGA
- a CDS encoding LLM class F420-dependent oxidoreductase, translated as MKLGLQLGYWGAKPPTDHATLVAAAEEAGFDTVFTAEAWGSDAYTPLAWWGRETTRMRLGTSVIQMSARTPTACAMAALTLDHLSGGRHILGLGVSGPQVVEGWYGQKFPKPLARTREYIDILRKVWAREAPVTSDGPHYPLPLSGEGTTGLGKPLKPITHPLRADIPVMLGAEGPKNVALAAEIADGWLPIFYSPRISGMYNEWLDEGFARAGARRTRETFEICATAQIIVTDDRPMVMEMMKPHLALYMGGMGSEDTNFHAEVYRRMGYSEVVDDVTKLFRSDRKDEAAKVIPDELVDDSAIVGNLDYVKEQIKAWEASGVTMMVVGAKSVEQIKQLAELV; from the coding sequence ATGAAACTCGGTTTGCAGCTCGGATACTGGGGCGCCAAGCCGCCCACCGATCACGCGACACTCGTCGCCGCCGCGGAGGAAGCGGGATTCGACACCGTCTTCACCGCGGAGGCCTGGGGCTCGGATGCGTACACGCCGCTGGCCTGGTGGGGTCGGGAAACCACGCGGATGCGGCTCGGCACCTCGGTGATCCAGATGTCGGCCCGCACGCCCACGGCGTGTGCCATGGCGGCGCTGACCCTCGATCACCTGTCCGGTGGCCGGCACATCCTGGGCCTGGGCGTTTCGGGACCGCAGGTCGTCGAGGGCTGGTACGGACAGAAGTTCCCCAAGCCGCTGGCCCGCACCCGCGAGTACATCGACATCCTGCGCAAGGTCTGGGCCCGCGAAGCACCGGTCACCAGCGACGGCCCGCACTACCCGCTACCGCTGTCGGGTGAGGGCACCACCGGGCTGGGTAAGCCGCTCAAGCCCATCACCCATCCGCTGCGCGCGGATATCCCGGTGATGCTCGGCGCCGAAGGGCCCAAGAACGTCGCACTGGCCGCCGAGATCGCCGATGGCTGGCTGCCGATCTTCTACTCTCCCCGCATCTCCGGCATGTACAACGAATGGCTCGACGAGGGCTTCGCCCGCGCCGGTGCCCGTCGCACCCGCGAGACGTTCGAAATCTGTGCCACCGCGCAGATCATCGTCACCGACGACCGGCCGATGGTCATGGAGATGATGAAGCCGCACCTCGCGCTCTACATGGGCGGCATGGGTTCGGAGGACACCAACTTTCATGCCGAGGTGTACCGCCGCATGGGTTACTCCGAGGTGGTCGACGACGTCACCAAGCTGTTCCGCAGTGACCGCAAGGACGAGGCCGCCAAGGTCATTCCGGACGAGCTGGTCGACGACTCCGCGATCGTCGGGAACCTCGACTACGTCAAGGAACAGATCAAGGCCTGGGAGGCCTCCGGCGTCACCATGATGGTCGTCGGGGCCAAGTCGGTCGAGCAGATCAAACAGTTGGCTGAGTTGGTCTAG
- a CDS encoding Zn-ribbon domain-containing OB-fold protein, whose product MSASQSSPAQMAGHEPPLSAPLKLSFDYTRSVGPVLSQFFTALRGRRIVGTRGSDGRVHVPPAEYDPVTYEALTEVVPVSSVGTVVSWTWQPEPLEGQPLQRPFAWALIKLDGADTPLLHAVDLGEGAPAASLKAGDRVRAHWVDEPVGAITDIAYFVPGEDAEAEAEADDRDPVTMLVVPTSIEIQHTASHPETVFLRGLQEGKLLGARTKAGRDGKPGPVLFPPKEADPATGLGLDEFVELVDRGTVTTFAIINIPFAGQRIKPPYVAAYVLLDGADIPFLHLVTEIDAADVRMGMRVEAVWKPREEWGLGIDNISHFKPSGEPDADYDSYKHHL is encoded by the coding sequence GTGAGCGCTAGCCAAAGCAGCCCAGCCCAGATGGCAGGCCACGAGCCGCCTCTTTCGGCCCCGCTGAAACTGTCATTCGACTACACCCGTTCAGTAGGTCCGGTCCTGAGTCAGTTCTTCACCGCGCTGCGCGGACGACGCATCGTCGGCACCCGCGGATCGGACGGCCGGGTACACGTACCTCCCGCCGAGTATGACCCTGTCACGTACGAGGCCCTGACCGAGGTGGTTCCCGTCTCCAGCGTCGGCACCGTGGTCTCATGGACCTGGCAGCCCGAGCCCCTCGAAGGCCAGCCCTTGCAGCGCCCGTTCGCCTGGGCCCTGATCAAGCTCGACGGTGCCGATACTCCGCTGTTGCACGCCGTTGACCTAGGCGAAGGCGCGCCCGCCGCTTCTTTGAAGGCCGGTGACCGCGTCCGCGCGCACTGGGTCGACGAGCCCGTCGGCGCGATCACCGACATCGCGTACTTCGTGCCCGGCGAGGACGCAGAAGCCGAAGCGGAGGCCGATGATCGCGATCCCGTGACCATGCTCGTCGTGCCGACGTCCATCGAAATCCAGCACACCGCATCGCATCCCGAGACCGTGTTCCTGCGCGGCCTGCAAGAGGGCAAGCTGCTCGGTGCCCGCACCAAGGCCGGCCGCGACGGCAAACCCGGCCCGGTGCTGTTCCCGCCGAAGGAGGCCGACCCGGCCACCGGTCTGGGACTCGACGAGTTCGTCGAGCTGGTCGACCGCGGCACGGTGACGACGTTCGCGATCATCAACATCCCGTTTGCCGGGCAGCGGATCAAGCCGCCCTACGTCGCGGCCTACGTGCTGCTCGACGGCGCCGATATCCCGTTCCTGCACCTGGTCACCGAGATCGACGCGGCCGACGTCCGGATGGGTATGCGGGTGGAAGCGGTGTGGAAGCCCCGCGAGGAATGGGGTCTGGGCATCGACAACATCTCGCACTTCAAACCGTCCGGTGAACCCGACGCCGACTACGACTCGTACAAGCACCACCTGTAA
- a CDS encoding thiolase domain-containing protein — protein MTSSDVAVVGFAHAPHVRRTDGTTNGVEMLMPCFAKLYAELGLKQTDIGFWCSGSSDYLAGRAFSFISAIDSIGAIPPINESHVEMDAAWALYEAYIKILTGEVDTALVYGFGKGSAGTLRRVLALQTDPYTVAPLWPDAVSMAGLQARFGLDAGKWTAEQMAQVALDSFAAGGRTDREEVTGSIDDLLSRPFFADPLRRHDIAPITDGASAIVLASADKARELRENPAWITGFEHRIETPILGARDLTTSPSTAASAQIATGGDAGSIEIAELHAPFSHQQLILTEAIGLGASTKINPSGGALAANPMFSAGLERIGFAAEHIFNGSAGRVLAHATSGPALQQNLIAVLEGKN, from the coding sequence ATGACTTCCAGTGACGTAGCGGTCGTCGGGTTCGCGCATGCCCCGCATGTGCGCCGCACCGACGGCACCACCAACGGCGTCGAGATGCTGATGCCGTGTTTCGCAAAGCTGTACGCCGAGTTGGGCCTGAAGCAGACCGACATCGGCTTCTGGTGCTCCGGTTCGTCGGATTACCTTGCCGGCCGGGCATTCTCGTTCATCTCGGCCATCGACTCGATCGGCGCCATCCCGCCCATCAACGAATCACACGTGGAGATGGACGCGGCCTGGGCGCTGTACGAGGCCTACATCAAAATCCTGACGGGCGAGGTCGACACCGCGCTGGTCTACGGCTTCGGCAAGGGCAGCGCCGGCACTCTGCGCCGGGTACTGGCCCTGCAGACCGATCCGTACACCGTCGCGCCGCTGTGGCCGGACGCCGTGTCGATGGCGGGCCTGCAGGCGCGCTTCGGCCTGGACGCCGGCAAGTGGACCGCCGAACAGATGGCACAGGTGGCGCTGGATTCCTTCGCCGCCGGCGGCCGCACCGACCGCGAAGAAGTCACGGGCAGCATCGACGACCTGTTGTCTCGGCCGTTCTTCGCCGACCCGCTGCGTCGCCACGACATCGCCCCGATCACCGACGGCGCCTCCGCGATCGTGCTGGCATCGGCCGACAAGGCCCGGGAACTGCGCGAAAACCCGGCGTGGATAACAGGTTTCGAGCATCGCATCGAGACCCCGATCCTGGGTGCGCGCGATCTGACCACCTCGCCCTCGACTGCCGCGTCGGCGCAGATCGCCACCGGCGGCGACGCCGGTTCGATCGAGATCGCCGAACTGCACGCGCCATTCAGCCACCAGCAGCTGATCCTTACCGAGGCCATCGGTCTCGGTGCGTCGACCAAGATCAATCCGTCCGGTGGCGCGCTGGCCGCCAACCCGATGTTCTCGGCAGGCCTGGAGCGCATCGGCTTCGCGGCCGAGCACATCTTCAACGGTTCGGCGGGCCGCGTGCTGGCCCACGCCACCAGCGGCCCTGCGCTGCAACAGAATTTGATTGCCGTCCTGGAGGGTAAGAACTGA